Proteins encoded in a region of the Solanum dulcamara chromosome 9, daSolDulc1.2, whole genome shotgun sequence genome:
- the LOC129902827 gene encoding uncharacterized protein LOC129902827, with protein sequence MKGHNPIEVAKTVLEVADVAWSAMEHCHHHTHSHTETTPFDVSHSSEEDELKSLRSENERLKRLLEQNLMLLQSMSQSPSLLLDCPPDLHDRLLAAVESGSFLKQLESLNRNSVDGNGCQFPFKEATGFDTETAELLINMSLEEPSWWVWVTEDMVPGNLEERSGIDNENYVIISEEYVVDAVANFMARCIVSNSKAQKMSPEELQKTLTKALEGIGKVERLFNIWHAAQMFYVLSTWGLALVGLYKSRSVIRLAAKGVHKTGKMVLKAL encoded by the exons ATGAAGGGACACAATCCAATTGAGGTGGCGAAGACGGTGTTGGAGGTGGCCGATGTGGCATGGTCAGCGATGGAACACTGTCATCACCATACCCACAGTCATACTGAAACGACACCGTTTGATGTATCTCATAGTTCTGAAGAAGATGAATTGAAATCGTTGAGGTCTGAAAACGAGCGGCTCAAACGGTTGCTTGAACAAAATCTTATGCTTCTTCAGAGCATGTCACAATCTCCTTCCTTACTTCTAGACTGTCCCCCTGAT CTTCATGATCGTCTCTTAGCTGCTGTGGAGTCTGGAAGCTTTTTGAAACAGCTGGAATCACTCAATCGAAATTCTGTTGATGGGAATGGCTGTCAATTTCCTTTCAAGGAGGCAACTG GTTTTGACACGGAGACAGCAGAACTTCTGATAAACATGAGTCTTGAAGAACCAAGTTGGTGGGTTTGGGTGACTGAGGATATGGTCCCTGGCAATCTTGAAGAAAGAAGTGGAATTGATAATGAGAACTATGTGATTATTAGTGAGGAATATGTTGTAGATGCAGTTGCCAACTTTATGGCTAGATGCATAGTATCCAATTCAAAGGCTCAG AAGATGTCTCCCGAAGAACTGCAAAAGA CCTTGACAAAAGCATTGGAAGGCATTGGTAAAGTAGAAAGATTGTTCAACATTTGGCATGCCGCGCAAATGTTCTACGTCCTTTCCACTTGGGGACTTGCTCTAGTGGG GTTGTACAAGAGCCGATCTGTTATTAGACTTGCTGCTAAAGGGGTTCACAAGACTGGCAAAATGGTTCTTAAGGCTCTTTGA